The proteins below come from a single Zea mays cultivar B73 chromosome 8, Zm-B73-REFERENCE-NAM-5.0, whole genome shotgun sequence genomic window:
- the LOC100286220 gene encoding 30S ribosomal protein S20, chloroplastic-like, translating to MVTATTSPLFSLSSLRASLPSPTRFHTSLSLRALSPRARLSAALPFASPLVSGGYGTWAATSISSAGRLRRRGLEVVCEATTGRRPDSVKKRERQNDKHRIRNHARKAEMRTRMKKVLRALEKLRKKPDAQPEEIIEIEKLIAEAYKAIDKTVKVGAMHRNTANHRKSRLARRKKAIEILRGWYVPNAEPVAAT from the exons ATGgtcaccgccaccacctccccgctcttctccctctcctccctccgcgCCTCCCTCCCTTCCCCCACCCGATTTCACACGTCTCTCTCGCTCCGAGCCCTCTCCCCACGTGCTCGTCTCTCTGCCGCCCTCCCTTTCGCCTCCCCACTCG TTTCAGGCGGGTACGGGACCTGGGCGGCGACTTCAATCTCGTCCGCGGGAAGGTTGAGACGGCGGGGGCTGGAGGTGGTGTGCGAGGCCACGACCGGGCGGCGGCCGGACTCGGTTAAGAAGAGGGAGCGCCAGAACGACAAGCACCGCATCCGCAATCACGCGCGCAAGGCCGAGATGCGCACTAGGATGAAAAAG GTCTTAAGAGCTCTTGAAAAGCTTAGGAAGAAACCTGACGCGCAGCCTGAAGAAATAATTGAGATAGAGAAGCTGATCGCTGAGGCATACAAAGCCATCGACAAGACGGTGAAGGTTGGCGCCATGCATAGGAACACGGCGAACCATCGGAAGTCTCGACTGGCAAGGAGGAAGAAGGCCATCGAGATACTCCGTGGTTGGTATGTCCCAAACGCTGAACCTGTCGCTGCCACCTAG
- the LOC103636175 gene encoding transcription factor-like protein DPB, translating into MATAHRLNTSTAPHVPVPPYLGALLLLGNIHLCPSLGDRDSTVMASPCGDAAAAAELTSLRISEGAGIPPLPGRRSVGGNAAEGEEEGDKNKKARKGKAGTQRIAGWGLREFSKIVSKKVETKGRTTYSEVADEICGELKLTLIGQEFDEKNIRRRVYDAFNVLIALRVITKDEKEIKWMGLSNFQYEKIKLEETRKELMIRIKNKKKLLQEIERQFDDLQNIKFRNQFLQRPAESVNGICLPFLLVKASRKARVEIEISENSKFAGLDFNCVPFTLHDDVSILEAIRCNSVKKS; encoded by the exons ATGGCCACCGCCCACCGGCTGAATACCTCCACTGCTCCACACGTCCCTGTGCCGCCGTATCTTGGTGCGCTCTTGCTCCTAGGTAACATACATCTCTGTCCCTCCCTAGGAGACCGAGACAGCACCGTAATGGCGTCCCCCTGCGGCGATGCTGCGGCGGCAGCCGAGCTCACCAGCCTGCGCATCAGCGAAGGAGCTGGGATCCCTCCGCTTCCCGGACG GCGAAGCGTCGGCGGCAATGCAGCTGAGGGAGAAGAGGAGGGTGATAAGAACAAGAAGGCGAGGAAGGGGAAGGCTGGTACGCAGCGGATCGCCGGGTGGGGGCTCCGCGAGTTCAGCAAGATAG TTTCTAAAAAGGTTGAGACCAAAGGACGGACTACTTACAGTGAG GTTGCAGATGAAATTTGTGGAGAGCTGAAGTTGACTCTTATTGGTCAAGAG TTTGATGAGAAGAATATCAGGAGGAGAGTGTATGATGCTTTTAATGTGCTAATTGCACTACGTGTTATCACAAAAGATGAAAAAGAGATAAAATGGATGGGCTTGTCTAATTTCCAATATGAAAAGATAAAGTTGGAG gaaactcgcaaagaactcatgaTCAGGATTAAGAACAAGAAAAAACTTCTCCAGGAAATTGAAAGACAG TTTGATGACCTCCAGAATATCAAGTTTCGCAACCAGTTTCTACAGAGGCCAGCAGAGAGTGTGAATGGTATCTGCCTTCCATTCTTATTGGTCAAG GCATCCAGAAAAGCAAGGGTGGAGATTGAGATCTCAGAAAACTCAAAGTTTGCTGGTTTGGACTTCAACTG CGTACCATTCACCTTGCACGACGATGTATCAATCCTTGAAGCCATCAGGTGTAATAGCGTAAAAAAAAGCTAG